The region AGTCTATCATAAGAACTAATCCATGGACCACAGGGTGTATATTGAGGTGCAGGATAGTAGTAAGGAAGATTTTTTTGCGGATTTATCTCCACTTTTTCTTTGATTATTACTTGGGCGTTAATGTGAGACGAGAAAATAAAAACGAAAAACGTAAAAGCGAGAAGCGAGAAACGAGAAACGAGAAACGAAAGCTATTGCTTTTTGTGTGCTTGTCAAGTGATTTTTTTTCTAAACTTTTTCCCATAAAGTTTTACTCCACTGGTTAAAGCTGATTGATCTTTTTTCTTTGGAATTTTATCCGCAGTGCTTGGAGGTTTTTATTCCCGCTGATAACCTAAAATTATTTTTCCCTTTTGTCAATAGCTGTTGTTAATTATTTTAGTTGCGCGTAGTTAAGTGTTGACTTTCCTTGGTGGGCTTAGTGGTTAAATGTCGTTTTTTATACCAAAGGACAAAGGTTTTTACAAAGATTACCGGCTTTTAGTTTATCTCAACAACATCATCTTTTTTGTTGATATAAATGAACCAGCCTGCAAACGATAGATATAAACTCCGCTTGCAAGGTTTGATGCATCCCAGCTTACTTCATAATATCCCGGCTCTTGTTTTTCGTTTACAAGTGTTGCTGCTTCACTGCCGAGTATGCCATAAACTTTTAAGCTAACATCTGAGAGGCTGGATACCTGATACCGGATTCTGGTTGTTGGATTAAATGGATTTGGATAGTTCTGCTCAAGCTTAAATTCTTTTGGACCTGTGTAGCTGAAGATAAAACTTTTCATCATCATCAGTCCGTTTGAATCTGATATCATAAAATCAATTGTATCTTTTTTATTGATTGGTGCGTTTCTGTTTACATCAAATGTAAAGATTGCATTTGCCTCCGCCTTTGCCTCAATCAATTCTATTGTCTCCATCTCTTTGCTGAAACTAAGTGCTGAAGATTTCCTGGTGAGAACGATGTTCACATTCGTTGCAGGACTTGTCTCCGAGATGTTTGAGACGGTTAGGGTTATTTCATTTCCTTTCGTTCCCGGTGGTATTTCGTAAATGGTTTGTGCGAATGAATAATATGTTATTGCCGATGCGATAATTAAAATTTTTATTAGCATTTTTTACCTCTGCATCTATATCGTCCCTGACGGGACTTTTATTCCTTTATTCTGTTCTGTTTCTATAAATATTTCACTCCTAACGGAGTTTATTATTTCTTTTTGCTTATTGCCTACTGATTACTGCCTACTGTTCTACGGAACATTTAACTGAATCTCAACCAAACTATTTAATCCAATGTCCTGCTGTTTATCCTTATTTACATTTCCCGATGTTGCTCTGAAGTTCAGGCTTTTTGGCAGAAGTTCTTTTGTTGCTTCGCCGTTTGTATTCGTTAAACCAATGTCTCTCCACGCACCTGAATAATATTTTGTGCCTGCACCTGATAATGGCTGTCCATTTGCTTTTGTTACTTTTAATGTACAAAGAACTGTTGAGAATGTTACTGTGCTGTTTGTGCTTATATCCTGCTGTTTGTCAAGTGGTACATACTCGTAAGTCATTCTAAAACTGTAATTGATTGGGAGAAGCTCTTTGT is a window of Ignavibacterium sp. DNA encoding:
- a CDS encoding T9SS type A sorting domain-containing protein, whose amino-acid sequence is MLIKILIIASAITYYSFAQTIYEIPPGTKGNEITLTVSNISETSPATNVNIVLTRKSSALSFSKEMETIELIEAKAEANAIFTFDVNRNAPINKKDTIDFMISDSNGLMMMKSFIFSYTGPKEFKLEQNYPNPFNPTTRIRYQVSSLSDVSLKVYGILGSEAATLVNEKQEPGYYEVSWDASNLASGVYIYRLQAGSFISTKKMMLLR